The following proteins are co-located in the Streptomyces bottropensis ATCC 25435 genome:
- a CDS encoding DUF6230 family protein — protein sequence MESQVRGGTRWKRFAVVMVPSVAATAAIGVALAQGALAASFSVSGQSFKVTADQLDGTGFSQYGALDEGYTLKGEKTVHPVAVSAFKSASITNMCQSVVTPGVPLLGSVSLKLTAGTGGKKVEAENLYIDVEDLSADAVFRGIDIGVAAKDAKKGPGMKGGSEQANPYGFAQQADSASLTDVKQTAWATTAGTFKLSNLKMSLHKGTVECY from the coding sequence ATGGAGTCCCAGGTGCGTGGCGGGACCAGATGGAAGCGGTTCGCTGTGGTCATGGTGCCCAGCGTCGCCGCTACGGCAGCGATAGGTGTCGCCCTCGCGCAGGGTGCTCTCGCAGCGTCGTTCAGTGTGTCGGGCCAGTCGTTCAAGGTGACGGCTGACCAGCTCGACGGTACGGGCTTCTCGCAGTACGGAGCGCTCGACGAGGGGTACACCCTCAAGGGCGAGAAGACGGTTCACCCCGTCGCCGTCTCGGCGTTCAAGTCCGCGTCGATCACCAACATGTGCCAGTCGGTCGTCACCCCGGGCGTCCCGTTGCTCGGTAGCGTCAGCCTCAAGCTGACCGCCGGTACGGGTGGCAAGAAGGTCGAGGCCGAGAACCTCTACATCGACGTCGAGGACCTCTCGGCGGATGCCGTCTTCCGCGGCATCGACATCGGTGTGGCGGCCAAGGACGCCAAAAAGGGTCCGGGCATGAAGGGTGGCTCGGAGCAGGCCAACCCCTACGGGTTCGCCCAGCAGGCCGACTCGGCCTCGCTGACCGACGTGAAGCAGACGGCGTGGGCCACCACTGCCGGAACCTTCAAGCTGAGCAACCTGAAGATGTCGCTCCACAAGGGCACGGTGGAGTGCTACTAG
- a CDS encoding DUF6114 domain-containing protein, translated as MSAESTGQNEDYLRVLRRRFRDWRGSRPFWAGLLVLLSGFPIMYFPYANLQLGHLTLAMATTGGSGSLIIGVLLVVLGVSLWFQRHVRTFAGTAAILLALVSIPVSNLGGFGFGFLLALIGGALAIAWAPGHDEAPVPSTYRTPARAGAAQDATAGNTTAESTAQQGAVLLHKGDAPEPATAGSMSGAANGEGDDLSGTTPTNGTNGRHSAG; from the coding sequence ATGAGCGCCGAGTCAACGGGGCAGAACGAAGACTATCTCCGCGTCCTCCGGCGGCGCTTCCGCGACTGGAGGGGCAGCCGTCCCTTCTGGGCGGGCCTGTTGGTACTGCTCAGCGGCTTCCCGATCATGTACTTCCCGTACGCGAACCTGCAGCTCGGTCACCTCACACTCGCCATGGCGACGACGGGCGGTTCGGGCTCCCTCATCATCGGCGTGCTGCTGGTGGTGCTCGGGGTCAGCCTGTGGTTCCAGCGGCACGTACGCACCTTCGCCGGTACGGCGGCGATCCTCCTGGCCCTCGTGTCCATCCCCGTCTCCAACCTCGGAGGCTTCGGCTTCGGCTTCCTGCTCGCCCTGATCGGCGGCGCGCTGGCCATCGCCTGGGCGCCCGGTCACGACGAGGCGCCGGTGCCGTCCACGTACCGCACCCCGGCTCGGGCCGGGGCCGCCCAGGACGCGACCGCCGGGAACACGACGGCTGAGAGCACGGCACAGCAAGGTGCGGTCCTCCTGCACAAGGGCGACGCCCCCGAGCCCGCGACAGCGGGTTCGATGAGCGGGGCGGCCAACGGCGAGGGCGACGACCTGTCAGGTACCACCCCCACGAACGGGACGAACGGGAGGCACAGTGCCGGCTGA
- the pyk gene encoding pyruvate kinase, producing the protein MRRSKIVCTLGPAVDSHEQLVALIEAGMNVARFNFSHGSHAEHQGRYDRVRAASAETGVALGVLADLQGPKIRLETFAEGPVELVRGDEFTITAEDVPGDKQICGTTYKGLPGDVSPGDQILINDGNVELKVLEIDGPRVRTEVIEGGVISDHKGINLPGAAVNVPALSEKDVEDLRFALRMGCDLVALSFVRDAEDVRDVHKVMDEVGRRVPVIAKVEKPQAVENMEDVVMAFDGVMVARGDLAVEYPLEKVPMVQKRLIELCRRNAKPVIVATQMMESMITNSRPTRAEASDVANAILDGADAVMLSAESSVGAYPLETVRTMSKIVTVAEQELLSKGLQPLVPGKKPRTQGGSIARAACEIADFLGGRALVAFTQSGDTARRLSRYRASQPIVAFTTDESTRNQLALSWGVESHVVPFVNSTDEMVDLVDQEMVKLKRFQEGDIAVITAGSPPGVPGTTNMVRVHHLGGGARD; encoded by the coding sequence ATGCGCCGTTCGAAAATCGTCTGTACTCTCGGCCCCGCGGTCGACTCCCACGAGCAACTGGTCGCCCTCATCGAGGCCGGCATGAACGTGGCCCGTTTCAATTTCAGCCACGGCAGCCACGCCGAGCACCAGGGTCGCTACGACCGGGTCCGGGCCGCCTCCGCCGAGACCGGTGTGGCTCTCGGTGTCCTCGCCGATCTGCAGGGCCCCAAGATCCGCCTGGAGACCTTCGCCGAGGGCCCGGTGGAGCTGGTGCGCGGTGACGAGTTCACCATCACCGCCGAGGACGTGCCGGGCGACAAGCAGATCTGCGGTACGACGTACAAGGGTCTGCCCGGTGACGTCTCCCCCGGCGACCAGATCCTCATCAACGACGGCAACGTCGAGCTGAAGGTCCTGGAGATCGACGGCCCGCGGGTGCGGACCGAGGTCATCGAGGGCGGGGTCATCTCCGACCACAAGGGCATCAACCTGCCCGGCGCGGCCGTCAACGTGCCGGCGCTGTCCGAGAAGGACGTCGAGGACCTGCGCTTCGCGCTGCGGATGGGCTGCGACCTGGTGGCGCTGTCCTTCGTGCGGGACGCCGAGGACGTGCGGGACGTCCACAAGGTGATGGACGAGGTGGGCCGCCGGGTCCCCGTCATCGCCAAGGTGGAGAAGCCGCAGGCCGTGGAGAACATGGAGGACGTCGTGATGGCGTTCGACGGCGTGATGGTCGCCCGTGGCGACCTGGCCGTCGAGTACCCGCTCGAAAAGGTCCCCATGGTGCAGAAGCGGCTCATCGAGCTGTGCCGCCGCAACGCCAAGCCGGTGATCGTGGCGACCCAGATGATGGAGTCGATGATCACCAACTCCCGCCCCACGCGCGCCGAGGCGTCCGATGTCGCCAACGCCATCCTGGACGGCGCGGACGCGGTCATGCTGTCGGCGGAGTCCAGCGTGGGCGCGTACCCGCTGGAGACGGTCCGCACGATGTCGAAGATCGTCACGGTGGCCGAGCAGGAGCTGCTCTCCAAGGGCCTGCAGCCGCTGGTGCCGGGCAAGAAGCCGCGGACGCAGGGTGGTTCGATCGCCCGTGCCGCCTGCGAGATCGCCGACTTCCTCGGCGGCCGGGCCCTGGTCGCCTTCACGCAGTCCGGTGACACCGCCCGCCGGCTGTCGCGCTACCGCGCCTCCCAGCCGATCGTCGCGTTCACCACCGACGAGTCCACCCGCAACCAGCTGGCGCTCAGCTGGGGTGTCGAGTCGCACGTCGTGCCGTTCGTGAACAGCACCGACGAGATGGTCGACCTGGTGGACCAGGAGATGGTCAAGCTCAAGCGCTTCCAGGAGGGCGACATCGCGGTCATCACCGCCGGCTCGCCCCCCGGTGTCCCGGGCACGACCAACATGGTCCGGGTGCACCACCTGGGCGGCGGCGCCCGCGACTGA
- a CDS encoding acetate kinase, whose protein sequence is MTATRVLVLNSGSSSVKYQLLDMRDSGRLAVGLVERIGEENSRLKHTPLTGGGVSRERTGPIADHEAALKAVAEELAADGLGLDSPELAAIGHRVVHGGQSFTQPTVVDDTVLAEIERLIPVAPLHNPANLTGIHTARALRPDLPQVAVFDTAFHTTMPESAARYAIDVETADAHRIRRYGFHGTSHAYVSRATAALLGRAPEDVNVIVLHLGNGASASAVEGGRCVDTSMGLTPLEGLVMGTRSGDLDPAVIFHLMRVGEMSTDEIDTLLNKKSGLIGLCGDNDMREIRRRVDEGDERAKLAFDIYIHRLKKYIGAYCAVLGRVDAVVFTAGVGENAAPVREAAVAGLEGLGLAVDGELNAVRGGEPRLISPAGARVAVAVVPTDEELEIATQTYALVVT, encoded by the coding sequence GGAGAACTCCCGGCTGAAGCACACCCCGCTCACCGGCGGCGGCGTCTCCCGTGAGCGCACCGGCCCGATCGCCGACCACGAGGCCGCCCTGAAGGCCGTCGCCGAGGAACTGGCGGCCGACGGGCTCGGCCTCGACTCCCCCGAGCTGGCCGCCATCGGGCACCGTGTCGTGCACGGCGGGCAGAGCTTCACGCAGCCGACGGTCGTCGACGACACCGTCCTCGCCGAGATCGAGCGCCTGATCCCCGTGGCGCCGCTGCACAACCCGGCCAACCTCACCGGTATCCACACCGCCCGGGCCCTGCGGCCCGACCTCCCCCAGGTCGCCGTCTTCGACACCGCGTTCCACACGACGATGCCGGAGTCCGCGGCCCGTTACGCGATCGACGTGGAGACCGCCGACGCCCACCGCATCCGGCGCTACGGCTTCCACGGCACCTCGCACGCGTACGTCTCCCGGGCCACGGCCGCACTGCTCGGCAGGGCCCCCGAGGACGTGAACGTGATCGTGCTGCACCTCGGCAACGGGGCGTCCGCCTCGGCGGTCGAGGGCGGGCGGTGCGTGGACACCTCCATGGGGCTCACGCCCTTGGAGGGACTCGTGATGGGTACACGGTCCGGAGACCTGGACCCGGCCGTCATCTTTCATTTGATGCGCGTTGGCGAAATGTCCACGGACGAGATCGACACTCTCCTCAACAAGAAGAGCGGTCTGATCGGACTGTGCGGCGACAACGACATGCGGGAAATTCGCCGCCGTGTCGACGAGGGCGACGAGCGGGCGAAGCTGGCCTTCGACATCTACATTCACCGGCTGAAGAAGTACATCGGCGCCTACTGCGCGGTCCTCGGCCGGGTGGACGCGGTCGTGTTCACCGCCGGAGTCGGCGAGAACGCCGCGCCCGTGCGGGAGGCCGCCGTGGCGGGCCTGGAGGGGCTGGGCCTCGCGGTCGACGGCGAGCTGAACGCCGTACGCGGTGGGGAGCCGCGGCTGATCTCGCCGGCCGGCGCCCGGGTCGCGGTCGCGGTGGTGCCGACGGACGAGGAACTGGAGATCGCGACACAAACGTATGCCCTGGTCGTCACATGA